The DNA region ATTAGCAATGGGCAAATCGCTTCGCCTCGCAATTGGCAATTGGCAAATCGCCTGCCTCGAAAATCTGCATGGGGTAAACTTTCTATGTTGCACTTTGCCTGTCGCCCATTGTTCATCGCCCATTGCACATTGTCCATTGCCTTTTGCCAATCGCTCATTTATATATTTCTTCATTTTTTTTTAATATCTATCTGGGTTATTAATGATGTGATGCATTAACCTGCCAACTTTGTTATTTAAAGCATTTAATTTGTCAAATTGCGTTTGTTTGATATACTCACAAGCAAGAGTAAAACCCACCCATACGCTCGTTTCGGAGTTTTCCGCGTCGCAATCCGTCAGTTTTGAGGTGAAATGTGCAGAATATTTCTTTTTTCTATATGCTGCTGCAAGATTTGCGCAGACACTTTTACTACTTCTTCTTATTTGGTCAGTTAACGAATATTTTTCTTCCCTTGGAAAAGATTTACTCATCTCAAAAATTCTCATAGCCTGTTCAAAGGCTTTCTTATATAAAATGGTTTCTTTAAAATTTACTGCACCCATAGTCTAATTGATTTAAATTGATAATTGGCAGGTCGCTCCGCCGAGGCAATTGTTACTGAATGTTGCCAATTGCC from Pedobacter endophyticus includes:
- a CDS encoding four helix bundle protein, whose translation is MGAVNFKETILYKKAFEQAMRIFEMSKSFPREEKYSLTDQIRRSSKSVCANLAAAYRKKKYSAHFTSKLTDCDAENSETSVWVGFTLACEYIKQTQFDKLNALNNKVGRLMHHIINNPDRY